The following DNA comes from Tunturibacter psychrotolerans.
CTTCGACGAATCGAAGGACACATGGATGCTGACTCATGGCGAATACGGCGTCCTGGTTGGGCCATCTTCAGGGAACACCCCTTTGAGAGCGAGCCTTCGGATCCATTGAGAGAGATCACTCGCCGAAACCACTCCGCGATGGACCCTGTTAGAACTGCAATGTACCTGCGCTAACGGTTCATAAGTCAAGTTGAAGTCCGAAAGATAAGGAGACCTCTCAAGTGAACGACGTATCAACTCTGGGTAAGACGGGCAGCGCGGTTCAAGTTGACCGGACAAGCACCGGGAAAGAACACTTTGAAGTGCTGGATGGATTGAGAGGGAGTGCGGCCATCCTGATTGTTATCTTTCACGTCTTCAACTACTCATTCGGTTGGGACACTCCTCTGAGCCTGATGCACCACGCCTACCTGGCAGTCGATTTCTTCTTCGGGCTCTCCGGCTTTGTCGTCGCCTATGCCTACGATGACCGATGGACTCGAATGTCTACCCTCCAATTCTTTCGGATCCGGCTCATTCGGCTTCATCCGCTGGTGCTGGTGGGTGCGACCTTTGGCCTTCTCGGCTATCTTCTCGATCCCTTCGGCAAGGGGATAAACCACACCTCAACGCCGATGTTACTGCTGGCCTATGTGACTTCACTTCTCCTGCTGCCTTCTCCTCCCGTAGGGGGTCGACAGGACGAAAGCCAGGCACTCAATGGGCCGGCGTGGTCCCTCATGCAGGAGTATCTCGGAAATATCGCGTACGCTCTGATTCTTCGCCGGCTGCGTGCGCTCACGCTTGGAATCATCTTCGGATTCTCCGGGCTGCTCCTCATATGGGTTGCGAATATGAAAGGTTCGATGGATGGAGGCTGGGGATACCCGAATATCTGGATGGCACCCCTGCGGCTGACCGTCTCTTTCGTGATGGGGCTTTGGCTGTATCGTATTCAGGGCCGCATCCGCCGTCCCAAACTTGGACTCCTTTTTCTTTCGATTCTTCTTGTGGTCATCTTTCAGGCGCCGAAGTTTCCCAACGCAGGCGGGCTTTCTTTCAATGGTCTGTACGATGCTGCGTGCGTGCTGTTCTTATTCCCGCTCATCATTATCTGTGGTGCGCACTCTAATGCTGGTGCGGGCATGATGAGGTTGTGCAAGTTCAGCGGCAGGCTCTCCTATCCCCTTTACATCACACATATCCCGTTCGTGTATATCATTGCGAATTTCGCTCATACGAGACATCCAGCCAAGTCCGTTCTGCTGACTTGGATCTTCCTGCTTCTGCCATTCGTGATCGCTTTGGCATGGCTAGTTCTTAAGTATTTCGATGAGCCTGTTCGTGCGTGGTTGACCCGCCGCTACGGCATAAAGCGGACAGCAGCATAATGCCCGACATCATGGCAGCAGGGAAGCCGATATATTTCCAAAAACGGAGGACGAAAATCATGATGTTGAAGAGATACTCTGCAATCGCTCTTTTTTGGATCGCATTCTCTAGTGTCATAGCCACCGGCGCACAGACAAGTCCTTTCAGTGCTGAGGCTAAACAGAAGGCCGAGTCTCTCCTGAAGCAAATGACTCTCGACGAAAAGGTTGGGCAGCTCAATGAATCGTCCGGTCTCGTGATCCCTGGCCTCGCTAAAGAGAAACCAGATGATCTCATTGCCAAAGGCGGAGTAGGTTCGATTCTTTGGCAGATGGACGTTAAGGAGATCAATCGCCTTCAGCATATCGCGGTCGAAAAGTCGCGTCTTCATATTCCAATCATCTTTGGTTTTGACGTGATTCATGGATATCGAACCGTCTTTCCAGTACCTCTGGCGATGGCCTCTTCGTGGGATCCATCGGTCGAAGAGCAGGCACAACATCTGGCGGCACAGGATGCACGCGCTGCCGGGATTGATTGGACTTTTACGCCGATGGTCGATATTGCGCGTGACGCACGGTGGGGTCGCATCGTGGAAGGTGCCGGAGAGGATCCCGTTCTTGGTTCCGCGATGGCACAAGCACAGGTCCGTGGATTCCAAGGTCCGAAGCTTGGACAGGACAGCGTACTGGTGACCGTAAAGCATTTTGCTGGTTATGGTGCAGCCGACGGCGGCCGTGACTATGACTCTTCCTATGTGCCGGAGGAGTTGCTTCGCAATGTCTACCTAGTTCCTTTTCATGCAGCGGTTCAGGCTGGGGCGGGTGGAATTATGAGTGCCTATATGGACCTGAACGACGTGCCTGCGAGTGGCAACCATTGGCTCTTGACCGACGTTCTCCGGAAGGATTGGGGGTTCCAGGGCATTGTGCTTTCAGATGCACTTGCAGTTGGAAACCTCGTCACCCATGGCTACGCGAGCGGTGGCGAAGACGCGGCCTATAAGGCGATCACTGCAGGCCTGAACATGGATATGGCTAGTCTTACCTACTCCCAAAATCTTGCGAAGGTGGTGAAAGATGGCAGAGTGAGCGAAGCCTACATCGACCAGATGGTGTTGCCTATTCTCGAGGCGAAGTTTGATCTAGGACTCTTCGACCATCCCTATGTCGACGAAGCTAGTGTCGATGCAGTCCTGAACCGTCCCGAGGGTATCGCGCTCGAGCGCAAACTGGCAGGGCGTTCCATGGTGCTGCTTCGCAATGAGAACCGAACTCTTCCCCTGTCGAAGGATCTGAAAAAGATTGCCATTATTGGCCCTCTCGCAGATGCTGCTCATGACATCGAGGGCGGATGGACGGTGGAAGGCCTATTCGGAAAGGGATCCAAGAGTCACCCCGTTACTGTGCTTGCCGGTATCAGGAATAGGCTGGGTACCGATGCGCAAATCACGCTTGTCGCCGGGCCTCAGCCGTCGAAGGTCTACACGAGTATGTTGGATCAGTTCACAGGTGCGAAATCTACACCTCCGTCTACACCTCAAGAAACCGCCGAGTGGATTGCCAAGGCCAAGGCAGCGGCCGCCGACGCTGACCTCGTCGTAGCCGTTATGGGCGAAACTGCGAGCATGAGCAGCGAAGCGTCTTCGCGAGCCAGCCTGGATCTGCCAGGAATCCAGGAGCAGATGTTAGAAGCTATTGTTGGTGTCGGCAAGCCGGTGGTGCTCGTGCTTGAAAATGGCCGCCCACTCGATATTCACTGGGCCTCTGAACACGTGCCGGCAATACTCGAGGCCTGGTACCCAGGCACACAAGGGGGCGATGCCGTGACCGACGTACTATTCGGAGATGTGAACCCTGGCGGGAAGTTGCCGGTAAGTTGGCCGAGCGCGTCGGGCGTCGAGCCACTCTACTACAACCACAATTTGACACATGACCCCGAAGATCGGCCTAGCTTCACGTCACGCTATTGGGATGTCTCTTCCAAACCGCTTTACCCTTTCGGGTACGGTCTCAGCTACACGGCGTTTAAATTTTCCAACCTCCATCTCAGCAAGAACAGGATGAGCGTGAGCGATGGCAACGAGGTAAGCGTCGACGTAACGAATACGGGTTCTATCGCGGGCGATGCTGTTGCACAGATTTATATTCATCAACGCTATGGTTCGGCATCTCGACCCGTTCGCGAACTGAAGGGATTTGAACGGGTTCTCCTCCAAGCGGGAGAAACCAAAACCCTCAGGTTTCCTCTTGGAACGGAACAACTGCATTTTTGGAGTCCGCAGTCGAAAACCTGGGTTGTGGAACCCTCCGATTTCGATGTGTGGGCCGGAGGAGATTCAACTGCAAGTCTTCACGCAGAATTTAAGACCACGCAATGAACGTCATCGTCGGTGTGTATTCGCATGCTGGCATGGGTTGACGGGGCTTTGTAGAATCAGCAATAGGATCTCTTATCCGTTTTATACGACGCACTATCCATTCATGTAGATCTATGCGAATTGGGTTGAGACGAGACATCTCGCACGGGAACAGCAAATTCACGTTGCTTTGCTACTTACACCGTTCGTGATCTTCTTTGCGCGGGTTGCGGCGATGTTTTTCGATGAGGCGATTCGCACTAAGCTCCGTCGCTACAGCCTTCAGAAGAGGAATTAGAAACTCTCCGAAGAGGAACGTCCAGTTCCAAAGAGGACACTATGCAAATCCGGTATGCCTTTGTCGACGCATTCACAGAACGCCCGCTAGCACGGAACCCCGTAGCTATTGTCCCTAATGCCGAGAGGCTGGATGAACCAACCATGCGGCGAATCGCGGAGAGCTCAATCAGGTCGCGACGAAATTCATTCTTCAGCCCAAGACTTTGATTTCGCGGATTGGAGCTTGAGATCTCTCACTACAGCTGGCCACGAGGTCTTCGAGCAGGACACAATTCGCTCGGCGCTTGGTGGTGGCTGGCCGAGTCCGGAAATCTTATGCTGGGTGAAGACCGCAATCACTTCACGCAGGAGATTGGAGGGGAGCTTTTGCCTGTGGAAGTTCGCTGCCAGCACAGCCAATCTGTCACGGTTGCCCTTACTCATATGTCTCCTGTATACGGAGCCGTTGCGAGGATCTTCCGAAGCTTGCCGATGCACTTGGAGTGCAGGATGAGAACATAATGTTGTCTTTGCCGGGCACAGGTGGTTTCGACGGGAGTAGCCCATCTGCTCGTCCCCGTAATAGATCGGGAGATCGTTGCAGAGGCCAACCCAGACTCAAAACGACTCAGACGCATACTCCAAGCAGCAGATGGAGAGGGGTGTTACCTGTATTGTCTGGATGCCTCGGAGTTACCGTCTTCAATTGCCCATGCTGGATTTTCAATCCATCACAAGGGGTCGTCGAGGAGGCCGCTACTTCGACTGCTGCTGTGCCACTGGCCTGCTTATTGCTGAAATACGGAATCGCCGCGAACAGGAAAACCCTTTTCATTGAACAAGGGTATGAGATGAAGCGCCCATGCGTATTAGAGGTTGAGGTCGAAAACGATGTTTTGCGACTGGCAGGTAGAGCTATCACGCGGTTCGAGAATGAGCTGCGAGAAGTAAGGTCTATATTGACGCGGAGTCTCGCCTGGACGGTCACTTTACCTTCGGCCAGAGCCGAGTTGACGTCTTCGAGCGCCGACACAATCGGGCGATGCAGCTCTCAAGCGTCTGCGCCCTGGCCTCAAGCATCGAGATAGCTTTAGGAAATCCGAATTGGACTGAAGCACCAGCGATGATCAGGTCACAGCCAAGCCCAACTCAAATCCTGCCCCCCCACGCAGCCACCCTGAACAACCGCGACGGTTGGAATCGTAGGGTTTTGAGCATATCAATCGCTCGCACAAAGACCTCCACACGGGGTTGCAACTCTGCCGCATCTATGCCTGGTCAGTCTCGTATGGTACTGCCCAGAAAGAAGCAAGGCCCTTTCCCTTGGATCAAGAGCGCACGAATGTTACTCTTGCGACCTGCTCAAACGCCTCGAGTACCCCTTCTCCCATTTGAAAGTCGATTGTTTGCCGGCTGGATGGTCGAGCGTGTCGGTACCGTCCCTTCTCGAGGAGGGAGTTTCCGCATCCTGTCTCAGTTGAACGGATTGTTGTGTACCCAGCTGCGGCAACGCAAAGATATGTATCTGAAAAAGTAACGAATGTGTTCCAGCGGAACATAGCTCGGTCGATCAAAGGTGGCACTACCTTCGTACCGTTTACAGCACACGTGGGAAGTCCTATGTTCCTTGAAGTTGGATCGCCCAAGACTCATTGAAAGCTTGTGTTGTTCTACGGAGGTAATTCCTTGAATTTGCTTCTGCCAAACCTTAGTTGTCTGCATTTCTCAATACTCCCACCACGAAGTCGACATATATGGATGACGCCACTTCATGTGGCACTGATCCTCCTTTGTGCATTCGGCGGCATGGCCATCGCCCAGACCCGTCAATTTGTCATCACAAACAACTGCGCAGAAGCAGTCTGGATTGCTGGCGCAGGTAGTCCCACCCCTATCTTCAATGGCTCGTCAGGAGGCCTAGAACTTCCCGCCGGCGCGACCGTTACCACCTCACTGCCCACACCTTGGGTCGGTGGCCGCTTTTGGGGACGCCGTCAGTGCACCTTTGACGCCAACGGAAAGGGCTCATGCCAGACAGGTGACTGCGGGGGACTCCAATGCCAGCATGCTGGAGCGGGAAACACAAGTCTGGCTGAGTTCACACTCACGGGCTCAGCGACCGGGGCAGATAACTACGACATCAGCCTCGTCGATGGCTTCGACTTCCCCCTCTCCGTTCAACTCAACGATCCGGACCCCGCCCATGCGATCAACGCCGCGTGCCAGGTAGATCTTCGCAGCTCCTGCCCTGTGGGACAGCAGATGCTCGACAGCTCTGGACAAGTCGTAGGATGCAAAAGTCTCTGCAGCCAGTATGGGACGGCGAACTACTGCTGCGCAGGGCCCTACGGTTCGCCACAGGCCTGCAACAATGTGAATTGGGACACCAACTACCGTGGAGCCGTGCTCAAGCAGTCTTGCCCCTCGGTCTATGGGTATGCCTTTGATGACCCATCCAGCGACTTCAATGTAGCTCCTCTACCCTCTTCGGGCTATCAAATTACATTCTGTCCAGCAAATAATGTTCCCAACTCAAACCCTGCGATCGTTCCGACCTTTACGATCACTTCGCAGGAACCGAGCGAGACTGTAACACCCGGTGGCTCCGTCGCGTACAACCTTAATGTAACCGCAAGTAGCACATTTACTGGCACCGTCAAGCTCTCTGCCGCGCATCTGCCAGGCAGTTGCACCTGGACCACAGCGGGTAAGGTATCCTGCAGTAATAAGGGATCCTCAGCCTCTTTCAGCACGTCCAGCGTCAGTTTGACACCGGGAGTAACCGTTCCCGTCATCCTAACTGTCAATACGACAACGACTCCATTTCCGATGTTAGGCGCAGGGAATATCGAGGTTATTGGCCAGAGTGGTGCGCTCGAAAACGTATGGGAGGGATCGTTGACTGTGGTCAATCCTACAGCTCCCGACTATGCCTTCAGGGTTACGCCAACATCTGCGCAGACCGTTCAACCAGGTACTCCGGTCGTCTACACCGTCAAGGTCACGCCGGTGAACGGCTTCACCGGCGTCGTCTCGATGAGCACCTCTGGTCTTCCTGCAACCTCCACATCGCTCACATTGCCGCAGTTCACTTTTACCGGCGATCCTACACCGCAATCGGCGACTATCACGATCGCTACATCTGCCTCTGCGGCAAAGCGAGCCTACTTTCCTTTGTTCACCAGCTTTAGCGCAAACAGCCTCCACGACGCTCAAGTCGCACTGACGGTTTCATCGACAGCTCCCAGTCCGGATTTCACCGTCTCTGTGACTCCTCCAATGACCACGCTTCAAGCGGGAAACAGCGCGTCCTTCACGATTACGGCAACGTCGGAGAGCGGCTTTAGCTCCACGGTCACTCTTAGTGCTACGAGCCTTCCGGTCGGGGTGACGGCGACGTTTACGCCCGACTCGATTTCCGAAGTGGCTACCTCATCGCTAACGGTCGCCACGAGCGCCTCGACATTGCCCGGAACCTACATTATTCCGGTCACGGCAACCTCTGGTTCGCTGAGCCATACCACGAACATCTCTCTCGCGGTCAACGCGGCCGGCGTCCAGTTCACCGATCTTGACATTGGAGATCCGGGAACCGCTGGTACCTTCAGCGCAAACGGAGGCACCTTCACGGTAGGCGGCAGCGGCAGCGACATCTTTGGAACTGCCGACCAGTTCAACTACGCCTACCAGTCGGCTAGCGGCGACTTCACGGTCATCGCGCACGTCGATACCCAGACTGATACTGACGAGTGGGCCAAGTCAGGGGTGATGGCCCGCTCTACCACTGCAGAGAATGCAGCCTTCGCCGCGGTCTTTGCCACGCCAAAGCACGGTGTCGCCATGATCGCTCGCACGGCGGATGGAGGAGGTACGACAGATCTGGGGCAGGCCCAACTAAACGTTCCTGCATGGGTCAAGCTCCAGCGAGTTGGCAACACCTTCACTGGCTACGCATCTCCTGATGGCGTCAATTGGACGCTCATCTCTACCAAGGATGTCGGTATGACCGGATCTGTCACCGCCGGTCTCGCCGTAACCTCAAAACGGGAATCGACGCTCAATATCTCAACGTCCGATGGCGTCACCATTCAGTAGGAAGAGAAATTGAAAAATGGTGCAGGCGATCTGCCCCTTGATTACGTAATTCACTGTGGTAGATGAACGCGCATCTTGTTGCGAACCACTGAAGAATCTAGATCTCCCCCTGCAATTGACGTAATAAAACCCTGTCAATTGTTTGTCCATGAAC
Coding sequences within:
- a CDS encoding acyltransferase family protein — protein: MNDVSTLGKTGSAVQVDRTSTGKEHFEVLDGLRGSAAILIVIFHVFNYSFGWDTPLSLMHHAYLAVDFFFGLSGFVVAYAYDDRWTRMSTLQFFRIRLIRLHPLVLVGATFGLLGYLLDPFGKGINHTSTPMLLLAYVTSLLLLPSPPVGGRQDESQALNGPAWSLMQEYLGNIAYALILRRLRALTLGIIFGFSGLLLIWVANMKGSMDGGWGYPNIWMAPLRLTVSFVMGLWLYRIQGRIRRPKLGLLFLSILLVVIFQAPKFPNAGGLSFNGLYDAACVLFLFPLIIICGAHSNAGAGMMRLCKFSGRLSYPLYITHIPFVYIIANFAHTRHPAKSVLLTWIFLLLPFVIALAWLVLKYFDEPVRAWLTRRYGIKRTAA
- the bglX gene encoding beta-glucosidase BglX, translating into MMLKRYSAIALFWIAFSSVIATGAQTSPFSAEAKQKAESLLKQMTLDEKVGQLNESSGLVIPGLAKEKPDDLIAKGGVGSILWQMDVKEINRLQHIAVEKSRLHIPIIFGFDVIHGYRTVFPVPLAMASSWDPSVEEQAQHLAAQDARAAGIDWTFTPMVDIARDARWGRIVEGAGEDPVLGSAMAQAQVRGFQGPKLGQDSVLVTVKHFAGYGAADGGRDYDSSYVPEELLRNVYLVPFHAAVQAGAGGIMSAYMDLNDVPASGNHWLLTDVLRKDWGFQGIVLSDALAVGNLVTHGYASGGEDAAYKAITAGLNMDMASLTYSQNLAKVVKDGRVSEAYIDQMVLPILEAKFDLGLFDHPYVDEASVDAVLNRPEGIALERKLAGRSMVLLRNENRTLPLSKDLKKIAIIGPLADAAHDIEGGWTVEGLFGKGSKSHPVTVLAGIRNRLGTDAQITLVAGPQPSKVYTSMLDQFTGAKSTPPSTPQETAEWIAKAKAAAADADLVVAVMGETASMSSEASSRASLDLPGIQEQMLEAIVGVGKPVVLVLENGRPLDIHWASEHVPAILEAWYPGTQGGDAVTDVLFGDVNPGGKLPVSWPSASGVEPLYYNHNLTHDPEDRPSFTSRYWDVSSKPLYPFGYGLSYTAFKFSNLHLSKNRMSVSDGNEVSVDVTNTGSIAGDAVAQIYIHQRYGSASRPVRELKGFERVLLQAGETKTLRFPLGTEQLHFWSPQSKTWVVEPSDFDVWAGGDSTASLHAEFKTTQ
- a CDS encoding PhzF family phenazine biosynthesis protein — encoded protein: MLSLPGTGGFDGSSPSARPRNRSGDRCRGQPRLKTTQTHTPSSRWRGVLPVLSGCLGVTVFNCPCWIFNPSQGVVEEAATSTAAVPLACLLLKYGIAANRKTLFIEQGYEMKRPCVLEVEVENDVLRLAGRAITRFENELREVRSILTRSLAWTVTLPSARAELTSSSADTIGRCSSQASAPWPQASR
- a CDS encoding thaumatin family protein produces the protein MTPLHVALILLCAFGGMAIAQTRQFVITNNCAEAVWIAGAGSPTPIFNGSSGGLELPAGATVTTSLPTPWVGGRFWGRRQCTFDANGKGSCQTGDCGGLQCQHAGAGNTSLAEFTLTGSATGADNYDISLVDGFDFPLSVQLNDPDPAHAINAACQVDLRSSCPVGQQMLDSSGQVVGCKSLCSQYGTANYCCAGPYGSPQACNNVNWDTNYRGAVLKQSCPSVYGYAFDDPSSDFNVAPLPSSGYQITFCPANNVPNSNPAIVPTFTITSQEPSETVTPGGSVAYNLNVTASSTFTGTVKLSAAHLPGSCTWTTAGKVSCSNKGSSASFSTSSVSLTPGVTVPVILTVNTTTTPFPMLGAGNIEVIGQSGALENVWEGSLTVVNPTAPDYAFRVTPTSAQTVQPGTPVVYTVKVTPVNGFTGVVSMSTSGLPATSTSLTLPQFTFTGDPTPQSATITIATSASAAKRAYFPLFTSFSANSLHDAQVALTVSSTAPSPDFTVSVTPPMTTLQAGNSASFTITATSESGFSSTVTLSATSLPVGVTATFTPDSISEVATSSLTVATSASTLPGTYIIPVTATSGSLSHTTNISLAVNAAGVQFTDLDIGDPGTAGTFSANGGTFTVGGSGSDIFGTADQFNYAYQSASGDFTVIAHVDTQTDTDEWAKSGVMARSTTAENAAFAAVFATPKHGVAMIARTADGGGTTDLGQAQLNVPAWVKLQRVGNTFTGYASPDGVNWTLISTKDVGMTGSVTAGLAVTSKRESTLNISTSDGVTIQ